A genomic window from Chaetodon auriga isolate fChaAug3 chromosome 13, fChaAug3.hap1, whole genome shotgun sequence includes:
- the gpm6bb gene encoding glycoprotein M6Bb isoform X2 yields the protein MGCFECCIKCLGGVPYASLVATILCFSGVALFCGCGHVALTGTVTILETHFSKVTSDHAMLTDIIQLMQYVIYGIASFFFLYGIILLAEGFYTTSAVKELHSEFKTTICGRCISGMFVFLTYILGVAWLGVFGFSAVPVFLFYNMWSTCATMRSSMANLTNIDSICVDVRQYGIIPWNATPGKACGSTLGDICNTSEFYLSYHLYIVACAGAGATVIALIHFLMILSANWAYLKDASQMHAYQDIKMKEERELQDITSRSKECLNSYT from the exons gTTGCTTCGAGTGCTGCATCAAATGTTTAGGCGGGGTGCCGTACGCGTCGCTGGTGGCTACAATCCTCTGCTTCTCTGGCGTTGCCCTGTTCTGTGGATGTGGCCATGTGGCTCTCACTGGGACTGTGACTATCCTGGAAACCCACTTCTCCAAGGTCACCAGTGATCACGCCATGCTGACTGATAT AATACAGCTGATGCAGTATGTCATCTATGGCATTGCTTCGTTTTTCTTCCTGTACGGGATCATCCTGCTGGCTGAGGGCTTCTACACAACCAGTGCAGTCAAGGAACTGCACAGCGAGTTCAAAACCACCATCTGTGGACGCTGCATCAGTGGAATG TTTGTGTTCCTCACATACATCCTGGGTGTGGCCTGGCTCGGTGTGTTTGGCTTCTCCGCCGTGCCAGTGTTCCTCTTCTACAACATGTGGTCTACctgtgccaccatgaggtcTTCCATGGCCAACCTCACCAACATCGACTCCATCTGTGTGGATGTTCGTCAGTATG GAATTATCCCCTGGAATGCCACACCAGGAAAGGCCTGTGGATCTACGCTAGGTGACATCTGCAACACCAGTGAG TTCTACCTGTCTTATCACCTGTACATCGTAGCATGCGCTGGAGCCGGAGCCACCGTCATCGCTCTG ATCCACTTCCTCATGATTCTCTCAGCAAACTGGGCCTACCTTAAGGATGCCAGTCAAATGCATGCCTACCAAGACATCAAAATGAAGGAAGAGCGGGAGCTGCAGGACATCACCTCACGCTCAAAGGAATGCCTCAATTCCTACACATAA
- the gpm6bb gene encoding glycoprotein M6Bb isoform X1 — METPSEENQDQRQDKRGCFECCIKCLGGVPYASLVATILCFSGVALFCGCGHVALTGTVTILETHFSKVTSDHAMLTDIIQLMQYVIYGIASFFFLYGIILLAEGFYTTSAVKELHSEFKTTICGRCISGMFVFLTYILGVAWLGVFGFSAVPVFLFYNMWSTCATMRSSMANLTNIDSICVDVRQYGIIPWNATPGKACGSTLGDICNTSEFYLSYHLYIVACAGAGATVIALIHFLMILSANWAYLKDASQMHAYQDIKMKEERELQDITSRSKECLNSYT; from the exons ATGGAAACTCCATCAGAAGAAAACCAAGACCAGAGGCAGGACAAAAGAG gTTGCTTCGAGTGCTGCATCAAATGTTTAGGCGGGGTGCCGTACGCGTCGCTGGTGGCTACAATCCTCTGCTTCTCTGGCGTTGCCCTGTTCTGTGGATGTGGCCATGTGGCTCTCACTGGGACTGTGACTATCCTGGAAACCCACTTCTCCAAGGTCACCAGTGATCACGCCATGCTGACTGATAT AATACAGCTGATGCAGTATGTCATCTATGGCATTGCTTCGTTTTTCTTCCTGTACGGGATCATCCTGCTGGCTGAGGGCTTCTACACAACCAGTGCAGTCAAGGAACTGCACAGCGAGTTCAAAACCACCATCTGTGGACGCTGCATCAGTGGAATG TTTGTGTTCCTCACATACATCCTGGGTGTGGCCTGGCTCGGTGTGTTTGGCTTCTCCGCCGTGCCAGTGTTCCTCTTCTACAACATGTGGTCTACctgtgccaccatgaggtcTTCCATGGCCAACCTCACCAACATCGACTCCATCTGTGTGGATGTTCGTCAGTATG GAATTATCCCCTGGAATGCCACACCAGGAAAGGCCTGTGGATCTACGCTAGGTGACATCTGCAACACCAGTGAG TTCTACCTGTCTTATCACCTGTACATCGTAGCATGCGCTGGAGCCGGAGCCACCGTCATCGCTCTG ATCCACTTCCTCATGATTCTCTCAGCAAACTGGGCCTACCTTAAGGATGCCAGTCAAATGCATGCCTACCAAGACATCAAAATGAAGGAAGAGCGGGAGCTGCAGGACATCACCTCACGCTCAAAGGAATGCCTCAATTCCTACACATAA
- the gpm6bb gene encoding glycoprotein M6Bb isoform X4, whose product MGCFECCIKCLGGVPYASLVATILCFSGVALFCGCGHVALTGTVTILETHFSKVTSDHAMLTDIIQLMQYVIYGIASFFFLYGIILLAEGFYTTSAVKELHSEFKTTICGRCISGMFVFLTYILGVAWLGVFGFSAVPVFLFYNMWSTCATMRSSMANLTNIDSICVDVRQYGIIPWNATPGKACGSTLGDICNTSEFYLSYHLYIVACAGAGATVIALLIYMMATTYNFAVLKFKSREDCCTKF is encoded by the exons gTTGCTTCGAGTGCTGCATCAAATGTTTAGGCGGGGTGCCGTACGCGTCGCTGGTGGCTACAATCCTCTGCTTCTCTGGCGTTGCCCTGTTCTGTGGATGTGGCCATGTGGCTCTCACTGGGACTGTGACTATCCTGGAAACCCACTTCTCCAAGGTCACCAGTGATCACGCCATGCTGACTGATAT AATACAGCTGATGCAGTATGTCATCTATGGCATTGCTTCGTTTTTCTTCCTGTACGGGATCATCCTGCTGGCTGAGGGCTTCTACACAACCAGTGCAGTCAAGGAACTGCACAGCGAGTTCAAAACCACCATCTGTGGACGCTGCATCAGTGGAATG TTTGTGTTCCTCACATACATCCTGGGTGTGGCCTGGCTCGGTGTGTTTGGCTTCTCCGCCGTGCCAGTGTTCCTCTTCTACAACATGTGGTCTACctgtgccaccatgaggtcTTCCATGGCCAACCTCACCAACATCGACTCCATCTGTGTGGATGTTCGTCAGTATG GAATTATCCCCTGGAATGCCACACCAGGAAAGGCCTGTGGATCTACGCTAGGTGACATCTGCAACACCAGTGAG TTCTACCTGTCTTATCACCTGTACATCGTAGCATGCGCTGGAGCCGGAGCCACCGTCATCGCTCTG CTGATCTACATGATGGCTACCACTTATAACTTTGCCGTTTTGAAGTTTAAGAGTCGAGAAGACTGCTGCACTAagttttaa
- the gpm6bb gene encoding glycoprotein M6Bb isoform X3, protein METPSEENQDQRQDKRGCFECCIKCLGGVPYASLVATILCFSGVALFCGCGHVALTGTVTILETHFSKVTSDHAMLTDIIQLMQYVIYGIASFFFLYGIILLAEGFYTTSAVKELHSEFKTTICGRCISGMFVFLTYILGVAWLGVFGFSAVPVFLFYNMWSTCATMRSSMANLTNIDSICVDVRQYGIIPWNATPGKACGSTLGDICNTSEFYLSYHLYIVACAGAGATVIALLIYMMATTYNFAVLKFKSREDCCTKF, encoded by the exons ATGGAAACTCCATCAGAAGAAAACCAAGACCAGAGGCAGGACAAAAGAG gTTGCTTCGAGTGCTGCATCAAATGTTTAGGCGGGGTGCCGTACGCGTCGCTGGTGGCTACAATCCTCTGCTTCTCTGGCGTTGCCCTGTTCTGTGGATGTGGCCATGTGGCTCTCACTGGGACTGTGACTATCCTGGAAACCCACTTCTCCAAGGTCACCAGTGATCACGCCATGCTGACTGATAT AATACAGCTGATGCAGTATGTCATCTATGGCATTGCTTCGTTTTTCTTCCTGTACGGGATCATCCTGCTGGCTGAGGGCTTCTACACAACCAGTGCAGTCAAGGAACTGCACAGCGAGTTCAAAACCACCATCTGTGGACGCTGCATCAGTGGAATG TTTGTGTTCCTCACATACATCCTGGGTGTGGCCTGGCTCGGTGTGTTTGGCTTCTCCGCCGTGCCAGTGTTCCTCTTCTACAACATGTGGTCTACctgtgccaccatgaggtcTTCCATGGCCAACCTCACCAACATCGACTCCATCTGTGTGGATGTTCGTCAGTATG GAATTATCCCCTGGAATGCCACACCAGGAAAGGCCTGTGGATCTACGCTAGGTGACATCTGCAACACCAGTGAG TTCTACCTGTCTTATCACCTGTACATCGTAGCATGCGCTGGAGCCGGAGCCACCGTCATCGCTCTG CTGATCTACATGATGGCTACCACTTATAACTTTGCCGTTTTGAAGTTTAAGAGTCGAGAAGACTGCTGCACTAagttttaa